The window GCTAAGGAATTcattaggctagtattcggatgcagcttACTTGATGGCTTCTTGGTTAATGCCATGTCTGTTGGAAATGCCCGACGTGACGGTATGCCTCGCTGCAGATGGCTGCGTAAAGGCATGCCCAAACATTGAGTACTTCATCGTTTCCTCGGACCTGACCTCCAGCCAGAAGCCAACAAGAGGTTGACTGGCCAGGAAAAGCCCACAACTAGATCACTGGAGAAGAGTCCTCAGAAGAATGAATGACTTAGGGTTACACATCCAACTGGCATTTGTAATCAGTTAAACAGGTTTTTCAGTGTTGCAAAGTTCAAAATGTACCcatttttaacttaatatttcAGGTTCTGAATAATATATTGATTAATTTGTAAACATTGTAGTTAATTACTACTGAGCGACAGTcagtaaacaaataaaataattcaacaaGAAACCATAACTAACCTTAATGACAAAATTATCTATAACCGGAGGATCCTCGCCAATGCAGTTTTTTGCGTACGTTTGCCTCTTTCTGCTCTGGACGAAGTTCAAGCCTCTCGATGATTCGACCACTTCAACTGAACACAAACCGAAGAGGGATTTTGGTGGCTGTGCACCGTGTTACAACATATTCACACTCTCTAGCAGAAATTAGAACAGCAGCATCATCCAAAGCACTAACAGCAAACACTGGCTCATGAACAAAATGCTTGCTTGAGTTACGTTTTACTATCGTCAAGTCCTAAACCAACAAAAATATTAACTCACAGGGATACTCCTAGCTAAGCCTAGGAAATTGACATTACTTCAAGTACATGGAATGCAGAATTTCCCAAATTATACTAAAAGTAACACCTATATAATAAAGATTATTTTAATCTTGAACTTAACTTTTCTCATCAAAATTAACATGAGACAAACTGGATGTAAAAGTGATAGGTACACTAATCTATAAACTGAGTATAAGAGTTAACTAAAGGGTATCACCATATGCCGAAGGACTGCAAATATTGTACttgctgaagaaaaaaaaattgggggttatattcaaaataaaaattataccaaatgaATGTTGAAAATAACGACAAAAAGGCCCAATGCGAGGGTGATTGCCCTACAAGCCTTTAGATAGAGTAATTCACCACAACACATCCCTTAACCATGTACATGAAACTGGCCCCAAGCACTTGAGGCTAAAGAAATAGGCCTGATAagtcttcaaatatttttttcccttacgCTCACTATTTCAGGCTGTGCACTGCGCAGTTTATTTacttattactttatttattcattattttaggttttttttccctGGATCACACATGGAGTCGAGAGCCACGGGATatataaaatatcaatatttacactaatataaattcacacacacatacattactaacaacataaattttaaatagtttcagaaaaaatttgactaaatttttaaaattaaaataatacaaaatacattccaTGAAGTAGTGTGCACAAAAGAATGGTTTAAATTAATTCTTGgtcatgtaaattaaatttaaagtgacAATAATTGctttgataaacaaaaaaaaaaaaacattcatttaactATAATCTAAATTTTCCCCCCTTCTTTTATACGAAAGAATTCCTTCAGATAGTCAGAAAGGTTGTTCCAATAGAACTCTTTTAGTGTATTTTTGAATAACGGTTAGAAGTACTTCACAGATAACTAGTCCAACAACGAATTATTTTTTCAGGGAGCGCTGCTGCAACGGATAAGCAGTAGAACTTACATTTTGAGAGACTGCGGTAGAGAAATTTTTCGTCCACGTCCCTCCAACTGACAGCTTTCTGTTCTTTGTTCTTCAAGAGCTTGAACAGTGAGCTGACAGAGTGTCCAGTCAGCAAACACTTATGTACTTTGCTGTACCCCAGAACTGACTTAGTCAGTAACTGCAACACAACGTGGTTTCCATGATTACCATTGATACCAACAGATGACGACAATATTCAGGAAGTTTGAAAGTCttgacaaatatctgtaaacGAATTACGGTTGAAATTATTTACTTGTTCGGACAAGAAGTCATGATTAAGCAaaccataaaaaatcttaactaTTTCATTTTGACTAATAGAGTAGAGTTCCAATTAACCAAGTGAATGTGGACTGCAGCAACCTAGGATAAGCAACATCGCACGTAACAaggataaaattataaaatcatctAGGTTTACAGTTTACCCAAtggtataattttttgggggTGATATTTTTTTCCAGCTCTTCTTTGGTGTAGATTCTTTCATATCACTCTATTATACGCCAAACAGAAAATTTAATCTTTCAGGTTAATTTTCTTTAGGCTTTCAACAACAGGTGGATCATTTTCTAAGTCCTCCaacaaatgtttcaacagtcCTTGCTGGTAATGGCATTTACGAGCAGCTCTGTAACACAGAACCTCGGTTAATTAAAACTCGGTTTATGAATAACAGGTAATAACTGTACTTGAATAACAGGTACATGAGTTATGTACTAATTATTAGGTAATGTTTATTTAGAATTCAtggtattaatttttgttatttacagAAAAGAGTTTTTGAtctcaatttattaaaaataagtacaATATGATCTTTTTATAATCTCTGCAAAAATAGTTACAGAAATCCTCACTACTGTACATGTCAGTTATTATCTGTTGTAAACATTGATGATTATATGCTTATATGCAAGCAGTGTTGAGTAACTAATGCAGTAGTGGTTGCAAGGGatggggaaataaaaaaaaaaaagtgatgcaaGGTGAACTGTAACAACACCTGGAACTACAAACTACAAATGAAGTGGTGCATGTTgataatgataatgtaactgCTTTAACCCCTTGGTGATGTAAGTTGTTTGAatgcacaaattatttttttattttcttttttcttgtATCTAACTACTGAAATAGTGTTTATTACAATTACAAAACCTCTCCAATATTCTGCGGTATAACTTAAGTGAATGTACGTTATCTGTGTATAACAAATCATTCACATTATAGCAAAGAcccaagaaaaaaatataataatgattAAAAACTCAAAATAACTagggtctgttttttttttaaatttgagtttAACAGTCTACAGAGAACAGGTAAGTATACTGAGGGAGAAATTTAAAATGATCTTTCGAAAGGTACATTTGCCAGGTATGGCCTTGGAAAaccaacaaaaatgaaaacaggATGGCCCGATAAGGTTTCGAACCCGCTTCCTCTGGTACGCAAGGACACTGACTTGTCGCTGCGTTCACCTTACCCCACAATAACACACAAAAGAAAACAGGAAATTGGCACAGTGCCTGACGGATTACAAAAATGGCTACTCTGTGCACCCTCACCTTGAAAACGTCCTTCGGAATTGTCCTGATTGTGAACAAGTAGACATCCCCGGGAACGTAGGCGAAGTACAACGGCGAATGGTACTTAATGCCCTTGTCCAAATTTTTCGATTTCAAGCAGATCAGTATCCAGAATATCCCCTGCTGCAAGATCACCTGAAACACCTACACACAGTCCGTGTTCAAACTGTAGCCATGTGCGGGTATGTGCAGGCTTTAACAACCACACAAAAGAAGAGAGGAAATTTGTTACGATCAGCCACTGAATATGTAGACGTGAACCGGGCCTGTgccccagaagcctggtcagccACCGCCACCTTTACCCTCACCCCCCGTCCCACTTCCCGTAATGGCAGCCGCTCCATCTTGAATATGTGGTCGGGTGGTTGTGTTTGAATAAGGCGCCACAGACGTCAaagagggcgctgtagcagcAGTGCAACACACCCTTTTAACTAGAGATAAACATTGTAATTCTTTTTTGCTTATTTTCCCCCAAGTGGcgtgtgacggcagatcggccgagAGTGTTTTATGCACTTTAAGTAATTAATAGTTAGCTAAGGCATAAACAACGAAAAGACGTACCGAACAAGCACGAGGCGAACCGAAGTCCGCCGAAGCCGGACTGGTTATCATgaataataaattgttgtaattttagttaatattttttttcatgcattAGGTGTAATCTAATTATTAAGAGTGATTCATGTTTTACCTGCAGCTTCCTGAGGCACGTCATCGTAAATAGGTATAACGGTAATTGGTTCGGCGCGAAGACGCCATGTTAGGCGAGCAGAGCCCTGAGCTCAGCCCAGTTCTTCACCAGCACcaaccgagagcagacgcatcagcaccccggggacctcaccgcttgacTGCACTGCTAAGTAGTTCTGTTAAATCTTAATCATCTTAAATCTTTCGTTCGTAATTCTTCGGGGCTTCTCTCGGTCGGgaaaactgtttaaataattgtatgagtgaCCACTATGGTCCTTTTTACGCCAGTTACCTAATTGTagagtgtgaccacgtggtccggtcgcaccacgtgaaccgattcgtgccgcaggcgttgtgtgatataatcaaaggtgtaggcgaagtagcaactaataaaccagggcatacgattttatttgtatttgtttatttcaacatcctgagtgtgacagcgtgtgggacgccgtaagagcccactgcgtaggtgaagAGCATGCCCGACACTGAGAGCAGACCAGTGGCGAGTACTAGGATTGGCTTTTGGGGGTTAAAATCATGCCTCACATGggtgacgtcacggccctgaaaaagtctctcccgggtccgtgccccttgcACGGTGGCACCCACAAATTAATCTCGGTACATGTATCGACGCGAACCCCCGCTTAGCATAAGGACACTTAGGATGTGGCCATGACAGTACCTTGCTGGCATTTGCAGCCATTATGTAATCAGTGGCGTACCTAGTCTTTGTGGGCCCTAATATTTTTGAGAGGGTTCTTACAGAGGGATCTCGGGGTATGGAATAGCCCAAAGAAAAAAAGTTCGAGGTGACCTCACttggagagtaaaaaaaaaactctttaataaATCATTTATAAGCCCCacctaaaacttaaattttgaccaTGGTTTAGCTACTTTCATCTtaataaatgttgatatttttaaTAGTAGTGGTTTTGTCATTCTTtctgactgtatttttttttattgtttgtccattttttttgcaatagtcCCTGCAGTTACTTGGTTTTCACTGTCGCTCAGTTGCGGCAGTGACTGCAACAGTAGATTATGGTTAAAAATCATGATTGGTTTTCATCTAGTATATAATTCCTGGTTTACTAAAAATGACAATGATCACATATTAGTGCAGAACGTCTTACTCATTACTTAATGTGGCAGTGAAGGAATAAGATAGTGAATCATGGCTTAAACTTCTCATCAGCATCAGGGTCATTAGAAACAGTAAGGGGGGACATGAGACGGGAGATTTATGGAATAAATAGGCGAGGAAAACCGGAGAAGCGTTCATGAATACAATGCTAGAGACTGTAATAAACTGAGACTCACACAATACACCACCAATCAATCTGAAATAGAATTTCAACATACTGGCAGAATACTTTTTAATACGTGaccatataaaataatgtaaatgaaaAGTTAAGATACAAAACTactgtaaaaaattatactttcatgtcaTCCATTCTACAATTTAAAAGAGTTTAAGGAATATACTGCAAAAAGGGGGGAAGAAGCATTCTGAGATGGATAAGGTTACTTCAGATTTCCTTTGTGTAGATGCAATGTCTACTGAGGCGAAAGCAATATCATAAGTCCTGCTCAATTTTCTACAGTATTCTTAAGTATTTAAGTACATATCTGTAGAGTACATATTTTATTCCATACTGTGTATATCATGTAATTGTTATATGTGCAAACATTTATAACAGATGTGTGTGTATGAAAAATTTCTgtatatttattaaacttaaaactaaatatgtataaaaaaattcggaaaattgTTATCTTTCAAAGCTCTGTACATATTATTTTCTGGTAATTTATATTTCAGTGTATCAATGCATCAGTTTGGATTGTAGCACGTTCTGGatatgtaaactgtaaatatgtaaattgtAGTTAATTACTGAAACGTTTTTAATACATCGATCTGACTACACATTCTGATCTGTTTGCTGACCCGCACACACGAAAACACTACCTATTTTTGCAGCCCTTTGTTGGCCGAATGTCATCTTCAGTGGTACCAACCTGAATTCATGACATAAATGACgtgttccatagccttatggtgTCAACCAGACGCCAGGCTCAACGGAATgtcaatataataaataaataaacccagAGAAAACCCACTGGCACAAGGCAGCGTCCGCCATGTtgtaaaaaattctcaatttgaCCCTGCCAAAAATCGAATCCGGATGGCTTTGGTGAGAGGTGAGTAATCTGATCGATCAATCACCACGGACCGCATTAACGTGGCGATAGTTAAAGCACGAGTGGTCGGTCAAGCGGAGAGAGTGTCATGTTGCCTGTAGTTTCAGATCTACGTTCAGAGCCTTTCCGCCATTCTGTACTCTAGTTATAAAGCCTTTCTAGATGCATAAGTGTCCAAAACATCCAAACATGGGCAATTTACTTTCACACTGGAGAACCTTAgaaatgtaccaaaaaaaatGCCATTACATGGTTAAAAATTTGTCTTAACttttatcaataattaaaaaaaaaaaaaaggtataggtaacaggaaaaaaataattttgaaaggacTCCAATACACATTCAATATAACTGATAAAGAAGAGTGGTACAAAGACACGGTAAGATTAGGGGGCTTGCTCACCACATGCAAACAACTGAGGTTGGTTAAAATGATAATGATAATTCAATGTAACTTACACAACATAAGCACACAAGTAAGTATACAAGCACTTAAAATTTAATGGGGGCTGTGGTAGTCATGATCGCTACCGCGTTGTGCTCATCTGCCAGGGGTACTAGTTCTATACCAACCTCCAGGAAGAATAAAATTTCAAGAGAATTGGTTTGGCATCCAAGAGTTATGGAGCTAACGATAATCTTGAAAGTTCCCATTGGATAAAGCCTCTGTGCGTGATGTGTGATGTAATATCCAACCAACAGAAGCAGAACATTCTCTAATTATATTCTAAgcgaacccatttttttttttcatttttatatagcaaaaaaatatatatatattttttttcaattctactTCACTCCTAAGCAACAACACAAATATCTTGCGTGGCAAATTAATTGCAAAAACATATTTGTCAGACAAAAACCAATTAGGTATTGTCACTGATCACTTCATACTAACCCCAAATAAATTTTCTCTAGTGAAGCAGTGCTGGATTTCATTGCGCAATATGTTCTCCTCTACCCAGCGGTCTTCTGCCTCCAACATATCCTTGAGCTCCCACGAAGTCCAGCGTTTCCTCGCGTGCAGAGCCACGTCTGGGTCAAAGGATCAATCTGCTTCACTTCCTTCTCGACCAAAAGTTATGTTTCATGCATTTGAAATAattcttaccccccccccccccaggccacaATTCGGTGAAGGAACCCTGAGCAAATGAGGAAAGATAATCCCGCAGCGATTTCCTCTGCCTTCTGCAGTATGATGCTGCAGAGACCTCAACACAGAACTATGatcacaaataaattatttaacaatatgaaAAATCCCACATCGGATCTAACCAGGAATAGACTTCAGGAAACACTAGTCAGACGTGTACACCAAGAAAGTTACGAGTTCgtaatgaaattttatgatgaCTGTAGACAAGACATAACATATTcacattttgaaaaatgtaaaaattttgtttgaaattgcTTTCTCATGAAAACTTTGTTACATTGAATCATACAAGGTGATTCATGAAAAAGTGGAGTTTACTTACGAGCTGATGACTGACGTAACTTGGAATAAAACTTGGGGGTTACATGAGACGTAAGTAATTACGTTGCGCAAGACCACACCAACGTGAAGCGTGCTGTACATGACTCGTGGCACGGCCCGTGCTACATGCAATTACCGGAAACTTCCAATTCAAACTGGGTAAGGCACCACAGAGAAACATTCCTATGAGAAATATTGGATGACATAATTTCTACCTGGTTAACCGTGTTCTGTAAATTTGAGAGTGCAGACTCAGCACAAAAAAGaatgattcaattataaaaaataaatataatgaacaaACTAGGAGAAGTTAAACTGCAAACAAGGATGAATCAACACTCCTAATGATGGGTAGCTTGCTAAAACACTAGGATAACTTTAGTattaaacattacaataattaaaattaatattaaaaacaaatctctgcaaaataagtataataaaacaacaTGTAAACATTCTGAATGGTGTGCTGTTACAGCACACATCACACGTGCATTGCCactggagctggtgtatttgaaCATCCATCGTAAAGGCTGGCAACCATTAAAAAATACCTGTAATCAATGCCTTTATTTATTTCACTTCATCATGAATCACCAGGTATAAATGACAGTCTTATAATTGAAAGATAGTGATAGCAGGGATAAATTCAATTATCTGAAAGCTATTAACATCAGGAAGTAAGCTACACAATTAATTACATGTAATTTCCTTCTGTGTTGAAGATAAGCCGGtattctatcttttttttttttaaatcatgtaaacAGAAAAGGGAACAATACAATAAAAACCtttaaaccttaaatttttacacagacattgattaaaaataaaacaacaatttttGCCTCTCCCAATTAGGTAAATACCTAATACACAATGCAATACTTTACGTATAAAGTACTACTTCGTTTGAATAAATTAGAAATGATCTTCAATTAATAAATAGGTAATGTACAAATATTCAGTCAACCAATATATAATGTGCAGGTACTGaagtttttaactacaaattacAACTAACAACCGTTTTTACACTGCATAGCACACACTATGGACAGAAAAATACTTTACAGCTTACcaagtaattttaaataaaaaatcttgtcTTGCAGATAATGTCTGTGTtcctcctaaaaaaaaaaaaacaaaatgggacaaataaaaataaaacactacaaAACATTCTAAGTGTGTTTGTATTACCCTACACAGACCTACACTTCacatttgataaataaatactccAGAGTTCAAACACTCATTTTGAATCAATCGCCATGCCATGTAAACATACTCAATTTGGCAGCATATTAGGGGCCATTAAACCACATCTCAATTAGCCAAGAGCGTTCCCTTTCATTCTCTTGTTTACTTCGGGATACCTTCCTGTCTCAATCTGCTTGAGTGCGTAAGAGCTATACTGTATTGTacaccacacaaaaaaattaaattaatcaatcCCTGAAAAAGGAGATATTCAGCTCATTGTTTTATATCCAATCATTCTGTGGAGGTAGGTACATTGTAATATTATAAGAAATTAACACCATCACACCAAATACTTAACCATTTCTTTAAGATTCACCTGTGCAGTAAAACGGGCAATGGCATACTTGAATCCTGGTATACGCTGATACTAATTTTCCAACCacgtgtgaaaatttttttttgggttaaggGTTGGTGTAAAATTATGGTCAATATTACCAGTAATGTAAATATAGTGACGTAAATTTATTCTATGTTTTAATAGAGTAGCCGAGGGCAACCTCCATAGGAGGTTTACTCGATACTATCTGCAACTTTAttctgtggttctccagagatccttagggaTAAAATGTAGCCAAAACTGTTTTCA of the Bacillus rossius redtenbacheri isolate Brsri chromosome 10, Brsri_v3, whole genome shotgun sequence genome contains:
- the LOC134535884 gene encoding uncharacterized protein LOC134535884 isoform X1, whose product is MAGDSTTLLALSKVLGHFSLKEMKEAVIPVFDSKVTFSEVRKIMLKENLSMSAKWTREVVLRKMSEEHRHYLQDKIFYLKLLDVALHARKRWTSWELKDMLEAEDRWVEENILRNEIQHCFTRENLFGVFQVILQQGIFWILICLKSKNLDKGIKYHSPLYFAYVPGDVYLFTIRTIPKDVFKLLTKSVLGYSKVHKCLLTGHSVSSLFKLLKNKEQKAVSWRDVDEKFLYRSLSKFEVVESSRGLNFVQSRKRQTYAKNCIGEDPPVIDNFVIKADDNKWKGGPVVPHFMGKNFDTVLILKSKHVSYTVEKLIVYGVITSPAPPHFEKLNSIGSNDLLIVPDESVLEEEGD
- the LOC134535884 gene encoding uncharacterized protein LOC134535884 isoform X2; the encoded protein is MKEAVIPVFDSKVTFSEVRKIMLKENLSMSAKWTREVVLRKMSEEHRHYLQDKIFYLKLLDVALHARKRWTSWELKDMLEAEDRWVEENILRNEIQHCFTRENLFGVFQVILQQGIFWILICLKSKNLDKGIKYHSPLYFAYVPGDVYLFTIRTIPKDVFKLLTKSVLGYSKVHKCLLTGHSVSSLFKLLKNKEQKAVSWRDVDEKFLYRSLSKFEVVESSRGLNFVQSRKRQTYAKNCIGEDPPVIDNFVIKADDNKWKGGPVVPHFMGKNFDTVLILKSKHVSYTVEKLIVYGVITSPAPPHFEKLNSIGSNDLLIVPDESVLEEEGD